From Nicotiana tabacum cultivar K326 chromosome 22, ASM71507v2, whole genome shotgun sequence, one genomic window encodes:
- the LOC107821914 gene encoding uncharacterized protein LOC107821914, which yields MSGIVHKIEEKLHMGDHKDADKKGEEHKEKMKEKGEGHREKIKEKLHGEDHNDGEEKKKKKKDKKDKKEKKHDDDSSSSSGSDSD from the coding sequence ATGTCAGGAATAGTGCACAAGATAGAGGAGAAACTCCACATGGGAGACCACAAGGACGCAGACAAGAAGGGCGAGGAgcacaaggagaagatgaaggagAAGGGCGAAGGACACAGGGAGAAGATCAAGGAGAAGCTCCATGGCGAAGATCACAACGACGGggaggagaagaaaaagaagaagaaggacaagaAAGACAAGAAGGAGAAGAAGCATGACGAtgatagcagcagcagcagtggtAGCGACAGTGATTAG